Proteins from a genomic interval of Polaribacter sejongensis:
- a CDS encoding peroxiredoxin-like family protein, whose protein sequence is MELKNNKGELDALLAAKRKEGAAKFTKEKNKIYADGITSVADSGILEKALNVGDKAPDFNLKNALDESVSLYDELKNGPVVLTWYRGGWCPYCNITLHYLQEKLPEFQQAGATLMALTPELPDNSLSTSEKNNLEFNVLSDVGNTIGKEYGVVFKLTDEVAEIYEAGFGLSDVNGDKNNELPLAATYVVDTNGVIQYAFLDADYRERAESSDILDALSKLK, encoded by the coding sequence ATGGAATTAAAAAATAATAAAGGAGAATTAGATGCATTATTAGCAGCAAAACGTAAAGAAGGTGCAGCTAAATTCACCAAAGAAAAGAATAAAATTTATGCAGACGGAATTACAAGTGTCGCAGATTCTGGCATACTTGAAAAAGCTTTAAATGTAGGAGATAAAGCTCCTGATTTTAACTTAAAAAATGCTTTAGACGAATCTGTATCTTTATACGATGAATTAAAAAACGGACCGGTAGTTTTAACATGGTACAGAGGTGGCTGGTGTCCGTATTGTAATATCACGTTACATTATTTACAAGAAAAATTACCAGAATTTCAACAAGCAGGTGCAACACTTATGGCTTTAACTCCTGAGTTGCCAGATAATTCTTTAAGCACATCCGAAAAAAACAATTTAGAATTTAATGTTTTAAGTGATGTTGGTAATACCATCGGTAAAGAATATGGTGTTGTTTTTAAACTAACTGATGAAGTTGCCGAAATTTATGAAGCAGGTTTTGGCTTAAGTGATGTAAATGGAGATAAAAATAACGAGTTGCCTTTAGCAGCTACCTACGTTGTTGATACCAACGGTGTAATTCAGTATGCTTTTTTAGATGCCGATTATAGAGAAAGAGCAGAATCGTCTGATATATTAGATGCATTAAGCAAATTAAAATAA
- a CDS encoding DsbA family oxidoreductase, translating to MTQKLKIDIVSDVVCPWCTIGYKRLEKAIIELGIQDKVDIEWQPFELNPNMPAEGQNVNEHITEKYGSTTEQQNESKQMMTEAGAELGFKFDYFDEMRMVNTFDAHVLLEYAKIFNKQTELKMRLTASFFGERKDVSKRDVLKQALLEVGLNAEEGLAKLDIESARSEVRAKQDYWKNLGVNSVPTIVFNRKSAVTGAQPVDTFKQVLTELMKEQSSL from the coding sequence ATGACACAAAAATTAAAAATAGACATCGTTTCTGATGTTGTTTGTCCATGGTGCACTATCGGATATAAACGTTTAGAAAAAGCAATAATAGAACTTGGTATTCAAGATAAAGTAGACATCGAATGGCAACCCTTTGAGTTGAACCCCAATATGCCTGCTGAAGGTCAGAATGTAAACGAACATATTACAGAAAAATATGGTTCTACAACCGAGCAACAAAACGAATCGAAGCAAATGATGACAGAAGCTGGTGCAGAATTAGGTTTTAAATTCGATTATTTTGATGAAATGCGCATGGTAAACACCTTTGATGCACATGTTTTATTAGAATACGCTAAGATTTTTAACAAACAAACCGAATTAAAAATGCGTTTAACAGCATCCTTTTTTGGTGAGCGCAAAGACGTTTCTAAAAGAGATGTTTTAAAACAAGCTTTATTAGAGGTTGGTTTAAATGCAGAAGAAGGACTTGCAAAATTAGATATTGAATCTGCAAGAAGCGAAGTAAGAGCAAAGCAAGATTATTGGAAAAATTTAGGAGTTAATTCTGTACCAACTATAGTTTTTAATAGAAAAAGTGCGGTAACAGGTGCACAACCTGTAGACACTTTTAAACAAGTACTTACAGAGTTAATGAAAGAACAAAGTAGTTTATAA
- a CDS encoding carboxymuconolactone decarboxylase family protein: MTTLKIHNIETAPEASKALLEKSQKAYGMIPGLHGVLASSPQLLDAYQTLHELFTNTSFNEEELTVVWQAINVEHACHYCVPAHTGIAKMMKVDDTITEALRNETPLASPKLEALRTMALTIVRNRGNATQADLDTFYAAGYGEQQVLEIILGLSQKVISNYTNHIANTPVDAAFKSFAWSKDKA; encoded by the coding sequence ATGACAACATTAAAAATTCACAACATAGAAACAGCACCAGAAGCAAGTAAAGCATTGTTAGAAAAATCTCAAAAAGCGTACGGTATGATTCCTGGATTGCACGGTGTTTTAGCAAGCTCTCCACAGCTTTTAGATGCTTACCAAACATTACATGAATTATTTACAAATACTTCTTTTAATGAAGAAGAATTAACGGTAGTTTGGCAAGCAATTAACGTAGAGCATGCATGTCATTACTGTGTTCCTGCTCATACAGGGATTGCAAAAATGATGAAAGTAGACGATACAATTACAGAAGCTTTACGTAACGAAACTCCTTTAGCAAGTCCTAAATTAGAAGCTTTACGTACAATGGCATTAACTATTGTTAGAAACCGTGGTAATGCTACACAAGCTGATTTAGATACATTTTATGCAGCTGGTTACGGTGAGCAACAAGTCTTAGAAATTATTTTAGGTCTTTCTCAAAAAGTAATTAGTAACTATACAAATCACATTGCAAATACACCTGTAGATGCTGCTTTTAAATCTTTTGCTTGGAGCAAAGACAAAGCATAA
- a CDS encoding EthD family reductase codes for MIKVSVMYPNSKDVQFDVEYYKNSHLPMISKALGSAFKGMELDLGIGSRVPGEPAPYVAIAHLLFDDVASFQESFGPHAKVFADDIKNYSNVQGELQISELINL; via the coding sequence ATGATAAAAGTATCTGTAATGTATCCAAACTCTAAAGACGTACAGTTTGATGTAGAATATTATAAAAACAGTCATTTACCAATGATTTCTAAAGCACTTGGTAGTGCATTTAAAGGAATGGAACTAGATTTAGGAATTGGAAGTAGAGTTCCTGGAGAACCGGCTCCTTATGTAGCAATTGCACATTTATTGTTTGATGATGTTGCTTCTTTTCAAGAATCATTTGGTCCGCATGCAAAAGTATTTGCAGACGACATAAAAAATTATAGCAACGTACAAGGAGAGCTTCAAATTAGTGAATTGATAAATTTATAA
- a CDS encoding TetR/AcrR family transcriptional regulator, with product MARKKEYNEDVVVEKAMKLFWRNGYQTTSMQMLEKEMGINKFSIYSSFGNKHGLFLESLKCYKGQVNVVLDKFKNASNGVDDIKQFFYDSVSSNFKDDNIKGCLVTNTYNEFSESEDALIKEEMTAFMNNLKELIIEKLKLDGSKDLKTIEKQANFLLLAKHGLAAAARVNSKKEIEDYIEMTFINI from the coding sequence ATGGCAAGAAAAAAAGAATATAACGAAGATGTAGTAGTTGAAAAAGCGATGAAGCTTTTTTGGCGCAATGGCTATCAAACCACTTCTATGCAAATGCTAGAGAAAGAGATGGGCATTAACAAGTTTTCTATCTATTCTAGTTTTGGTAATAAACACGGTCTTTTTCTAGAAAGTTTAAAATGCTATAAAGGACAGGTAAATGTGGTTTTAGATAAATTCAAAAATGCTTCCAACGGAGTTGATGACATTAAACAATTTTTCTACGACTCTGTAAGTTCTAACTTTAAAGACGACAACATAAAGGGATGTTTGGTAACAAATACCTATAATGAATTTTCAGAATCTGAAGATGCATTGATTAAAGAAGAAATGACTGCTTTTATGAATAACTTAAAAGAGTTAATTATAGAGAAGCTTAAATTGGACGGGTCAAAAGATTTAAAAACCATAGAAAAACAAGCCAATTTTTTACTGTTGGCAAAACATGGTTTAGCAGCAGCAGCAAGAGTAAATAGTAAAAAAGAAATTGAAGATTACATAGAAATGACCTTTATAAATATATAA
- a CDS encoding DUF6503 family protein, with protein MHATKIILIAFSFLFFSCGNKKTNSEVKTETNTEKETPITFKNKGHKLVYNTVQKTGNYQILAAKKDVVYTYSYQTPDGKTDISTEKYIFDGELSYGAYTKHERTLTDLKGKVEQGYDGNEYWLKNNGEIITDSAALKKVAFNRPTNFYWFCMIQKLLDPSVQYQYINEQTIEGTVYDVVKITFDGSNNKPKDIYQVYINKETKMIDQFLFTVMDFEKSDPLLMQLKYENIEGILIPTQRKYKASNWDAEVTDAPWIQVNWTNIKFNNGLQKEMFKK; from the coding sequence ATGCACGCAACCAAAATCATCTTAATTGCCTTTAGTTTCTTATTCTTTTCTTGTGGAAATAAAAAAACAAATTCCGAAGTAAAAACAGAAACAAATACAGAAAAAGAAACTCCAATTACCTTTAAAAACAAAGGACACAAATTGGTTTACAACACCGTACAAAAAACTGGGAATTACCAAATACTTGCAGCTAAAAAAGATGTGGTCTACACCTACTCTTACCAAACTCCAGATGGAAAAACAGATATTTCTACAGAAAAATATATTTTTGACGGAGAACTATCTTACGGAGCTTACACAAAGCATGAAAGAACGTTAACAGACTTAAAAGGTAAAGTAGAACAAGGCTATGATGGAAATGAATATTGGTTAAAAAATAATGGAGAAATCATAACTGATTCGGCAGCATTAAAAAAAGTTGCGTTTAACAGACCTACTAATTTTTACTGGTTCTGTATGATTCAAAAATTATTAGATCCTAGTGTACAATATCAATATATAAACGAGCAAACAATTGAAGGAACAGTTTATGATGTTGTTAAAATTACCTTTGATGGTAGCAATAACAAGCCAAAAGATATTTACCAAGTATACATCAATAAAGAAACTAAAATGATAGATCAGTTTCTATTTACTGTAATGGATTTCGAAAAATCAGATCCTCTTTTAATGCAACTGAAATATGAAAATATAGAAGGTATTTTAATCCCTACACAACGTAAATACAAAGCGTCTAATTGGGATGCAGAAGTTACAGATGCTCCTTGGATTCAAGTAAACTGGACCAATATTAAATTTAATAA
- a CDS encoding haloacid dehalogenase type II encodes MKNNRNIKPKVLFFDVNETLLDLTKMKKQVGDALGGKDELLPLWFTTMLQYSLVTSASGDYKPFGHIGAAALQMVAANNGITIAEENARAVIGNAMQNLPPHPEVKEALLQLKQAGYKLVAFTNSSTEGLKNQFENAGLTDYFDEQLSVEETGKFKPFTETYLWGATKMNVKPAECMLIAAHGWDVYGAMSAGLKAAFVARPGQQLFPLAPKPEIVETDLKKVADILVTYQ; translated from the coding sequence ATGAAAAATAACCGTAACATAAAACCGAAAGTACTTTTTTTTGATGTAAACGAAACTCTATTAGATCTTACCAAAATGAAAAAACAGGTAGGTGACGCTTTGGGAGGAAAAGACGAATTACTTCCCTTATGGTTTACAACGATGTTACAGTATTCTTTAGTCACATCCGCAAGCGGAGATTATAAACCTTTTGGACACATTGGTGCTGCAGCTTTGCAAATGGTGGCTGCTAATAATGGCATTACCATCGCAGAAGAAAATGCGAGAGCGGTAATTGGAAATGCAATGCAAAACCTACCTCCTCACCCAGAAGTAAAAGAAGCATTGCTTCAATTAAAACAAGCAGGTTACAAATTAGTCGCATTTACAAACTCATCCACCGAAGGTTTAAAAAATCAATTTGAGAATGCTGGTTTAACCGATTATTTTGATGAACAATTAAGTGTTGAAGAAACCGGTAAGTTTAAACCTTTTACAGAGACTTATCTTTGGGGAGCAACAAAAATGAATGTAAAACCAGCAGAATGCATGTTAATTGCAGCGCATGGTTGGGATGTATATGGAGCAATGAGTGCCGGTTTAAAAGCTGCTTTTGTAGCAAGACCTGGTCAGCAATTGTTTCCGTTGGCACCCAAACCAGAAATTGTAGAAACCGACTTAAAAAAAGTAGCAGATATTCTAGTAACTTATCAGTAA